The genomic window TGGAAGATTTGTTCATGAAGCTGTCATAAAAGAAAAACAAAAAGAATCAGGTTGTACAATACATTTTGTAAATGAAAATTATGATGAGGGTAAATATATAATTCAAGAAAAAATTTCCCTAACAAGTGATGAAAGTGTAAAAACTTTAGAAGATAAAATAAAAATTTTAGAGAAAAAAGCTATTGTAAATGCATTTAAAAAAATGTTAAGTTGAGTAGTATTTAATAGTAATTTTCCTATAATAAAACAATAATCGTTTTGGAGAAATAATGAAATATTTAGTTTGTGATGATTCTAAAATGGCAAGAAAGATGCTAATTAAGGATTTAAAAAATTTAGTTGGTCAAGAAATAGAAGTTTTTGAGGCGACTAATGGTTTAGAAGCTTTAAAACTGTATGAAGAAGTATCTCCTACTATTACTTTTATGGATTTGACAATGCCTGAAATGAATGGATTTGATGCTGTAGAAAAAATATGCAAAATTGACAAAAATGCAAAAATAATTGTAGTAAGTGCAGATATTCAAGAGGCTTCAAAAGTAAAAGCAAAAGAAAATGGAGCACTAGGATTTATTAAAAAGCCTATTAATGAAGAAAACCTTAAACAAATTCTTTTAAAACTAAAGGTTTTATAATGAACGATAGCAACTGTTTTAATGATGATCAAAAAGATTGTTTACAAGAGTTGATGAATATATCTTATGGTTCTGCAACGGCAGCCATTGCTGATATTATAGGAAAATTTGCAAATCTTAGTATTCCTAAGATTACTACTTTATCAAGTAGTGATTTTAAGGATTATATTCAAGAAAAAGTAGAACATTATCCTGCTTGTTATTTAGTTAGCCAATTAATTGACGGAAAACTTTCAGGGGAAAACCTTTTTTTAATTGATGAAAGCTCATTAAAAAATTTAGCCTTAGAATTTGATTTAAATGAATCAGATATAAATGAAGATGAATTAAAAGATGTAGTTTTAGAAATTACAAATATTATTTCTTCAACTACTTCTAGTAAACTAGCTGAACTAATAGAGACTGATATTTTATTTTCACCACCTGATGTGAAAGTTGTAGAGTCTGCACAAAATTTAGAAGAACATTATCATGTGGAATATAATCACATTATAATTATTTCTACTGTAATAGAGTTTGAAGTTCAAAATATACATAGTGAACTAATAATGATGTTAAGAGATGATTCTATTGGCTTTATGAAAAGTGCATTAGATAAAATAATGGATGAGATTTAAATGGAATTTTTAAATAATAACATCATTTTTAATACTATTGATAATGGAATAATAATTTTAGATGAAGATCTAAATATAAAAGCTTGGAATAAGTGGCTTGAAGTTAAAACAGGTGTAAAAGCAAGTGAAATAGTTAATCATGAAATTTGCGAAAAATTCCCTTATATAGATAAAAAAAAGTTAGTAAGAAAAGTAAAATCTGTACTAATAACAAAAAGTACTTCTTTTTTTAGTGTAGAGCCTCATGAGTACTTAATTAAAATTCAATCAAATAGTATTATGGGTAAAGTTTTTAAATATATGAGACAAGATGTTACTTTGGTTCCTTATGATTTAGATAAAAGATTAGTATGTTTATATATTTATGACCATACTAAACTTCATGAAACATCACAAAGATTGAAAAAATCAAATGAAGAGTTAAAAGAACTTTCAAGTAAAGACCCACTTACTCAATTATATAATAGAAGATATTTTACAGAGTCAGCTAATACTATGCAAAGTCTTTCTATCAGAAATAATCATCATATTTCAATCATTATTTTGGATGTTGATAATTTTAAAAATATAAATGATACTTATGGACACTCTGTTGGTGATAAAGTTATAGTTTCACTTTCAAGAATATTAGAAAATAACTGTAGAAAAAGTGATATTGTAGCTAGATTTGGGGGAGAAGAGTTTGTAATTCTTTTATATAATACTTCTTTATCTTTTGCCCAAAGTGTTGCAGAAAATATCAGACAAAATGTAGAAGATTATTCTGTTGATGTAAAAACAGGAAAATTTAGTTTTACACTTAGTTTAGGTGTTGCTCAATTTGATGCACAACTTGATAAAGATATTGAATCAACTATAAATAGAGCAGATAAAGCACTTTATACTGCAAAAGAGAGTGGGAAAAACAAAGTTATAGTAGATCTATAACTTTGGTAAAGACCACTTTTTATAATATGCTAATAATCTCAGTAGAACACCTAAAATAAATAATACTGTAATATTAAAAATATTTCTTTGCTCAAATAATTGTAAAATATACATACCTAAACCAACTATTATTGCAACTGTTCCATAAAACTCACTTACAAGTATTGATGGTACTCTATTTATTAGAATATCCCTAATTGTTCCTCCACCAACAGCTGTAAGAAAAGCTAAAATTAAAACACCTACAAAATTGAAGTCATTTTCAATAGCTATGATGGAACCAGTTATTGCAAAAGAGACAAGGCCAATGGCATCAGAAATTATAAAGGCTATTTTCCCTTCAAAATCTGCTATTTTATGAAGTTTAAAAACAAGAGATACAAGAACTGTAGCAATTACAAGTATTACAGGAAGAGTATCTATAAAAATATATGGAGTCTTATTTGCAATTGTATCTCTAATCATCCCTCCACCAAGGGCAGTTAGAAATGAAGAAATAACTATTCCTAAAATATCTAAGTTATAATGAACAGCTATTAAAAATCCACTAGCAGTAAAACAAATTATTCCAATAATATCTGCAATTTGTAACGCCGTCATTTTTTATTAACTCTTTTATTTAATTTTTAAGGATTATACTAAATTTTCTATTTGAAGTTGATTTTAAAAATATTGTTTTTATTTTTGTATTCATATTCTAATTTTAAATAATGTCTATTTAAAATTTTATCAACAATACTAAGTCCTAATCCAAAGCCATTCCTTTGTGCTAACTCTTGGGTGAAAGGTTTTAAATAATAATCTAATCCCTTTGAAAGTTTTTCACCTATATTTTCTATAAAAATAGTATTATTTTTGGCTTTTAAAATTATAGGAAAGGAAATAGTATATTTAAGGGCATTGTCAATTAAGTTTTTCAAAGCAATGCTAAGATAATTTAAATCACCCTCTATTTTAAAATCATCTTCTATATTTAAATTTATTTTTGTCTCATCATTTATATATAATTTATCTAAAGCCTCTAAAATCAAAGTTTCAGCACTAAATCTTGTAATATCAAGTTTTGATGAGTTTAGTTTTTCAAGTTCTATTAACTCATTTGTTAAAATTTCCAAGTCAGAAAATATCTTTTTTAAAAGCTCTTTTTGTGAAAAATCATCAATTTTTTCTATGACAAACTTACCCTTAGCAATTGGAGTTCTAAGTTCATGTCCAATATCTCTAAGTAAGGCTTCTCTTGTTTTAATTAACTCTTCTAAATTATTTGCCATTTTGTTAAAAGTATTTGCTAATATTCCAATTTCATCATTTGATTTGATTTTGATTCTTGCACTTAAATCACCCTTTGAAAAACTCTCTATCTCTTTTGTGATTTTTTTAAGTGGTGAGAGTAGTTTTATAATATATAAAAATATAAGAAGTAAAACGAAAACATCAAGAAAAACCAAGATGTTTAGAGTAAATTTTTCATTTAGATTTTTTTCATCTTGAGTTTTTAGAATATATTCATCTTCAAGGTATTTTATATGAAGAATAAGTTCATCATCAAAACCCTTATGAAATATAGAAATAGAGCCAAAAGTGTGAGCTTCATTATATAAGATTTTTTCTTCTTTTGTTTGATTATTTGTGATGGGTTTTAGTTTATATTCTTTTATTATTTGATTTACTAAATTTGTATTATCGATATTTTCATAAATCTCAGTTGCTATTTTTAAATATTTGTCTTTTATTAGACTATCTATTCTTTGGGAATTTATACTATCTATCCAATATCCAATAATACTCATAAGAATAAGACTTATGATAAATAAAATAGAAATCTTTTTTGTTATACTCATTTTAACTCACAAACTTATAACCAACACCCCAAACAGATTTTATATATTTTGGGTTTTTGGAATCATCACCGATTTTATATCTTATATTTGAAATGTGCATATCTATTGTTCGATTTTTTGTATTTGGATCTAGTGAAGTGGCATGAAGTATTTGTTCTCTTGAAGATATTTTATTTAGGTTTTCTATTAAGAAAATAAAAATCTCAAATTCTATTTTAGTAAATTCAACTGGAAAATTATCAACTATTACTTCTCTATTTTCTTTGTTTATTTCAAAAGCACCAATTTCTATTTTTTTACTTGAGTATTTTTTTAAAATATACTCTATTCTAAGTACTAACTCCCTTGGTTCATATGGTTTTGCTAAATAATCATCAACTCCTAATTCAAAGCCATGTATTTTATTTCCAATATCACCCCTAGCAGATGAGATAATAATAGGTATATCTTTTATCTCTTTTAATTTTTTAAATAAATCAAAGCCATCCATTCCAGGTAACATCAAATCTAATATAGCAATACAATAATTTTGGTTTTGAAAGAATTCATCAAGGGCATCTTTCGGATTTGCAAATGAAATACAATCAAAGTGATAATCTTTTAGATAATCACTTATCAAACTTTGCATTTGCAAATCATCTTCTATAAGTAGTACTTTTTTATTCAATTCTCCACTCCTTTAAAAAGTGAGAAAATTTCTCTTTTTGTGTATCATCTAATATATCATGAATCTTTTTTAGATTTTCTATTTCTATTTTTTTTGATTTTTGGTTAATCTCATCTAAAATTTTTTCATAAGCTATTTTATCAAAATCTCTTTTTTTTATTATTTGTGTTAACTCTTTTTCTTTTCTTCTTTCAAATTTATAAAACCTCTTAGACTCTTTTTTATATCTTTTTAATACCTCTTTTAACTCAGATAATTGTTTTTTGTCAAGATTTAGATAATCCAAGTTTTTATAAATATGATGTTTATATTCTTCATTTTTTTCATGATGCTCATACTTGTCTGCAAAAAGATTAGCAGTGAAAATAATACTACATAAAAGAGCTAATATTTTTAATTTTATCATTTTCAATTAATCCTTTCTCCACATCAGTATGACAAGCTTTACAGTTGGCTTTACTTTTAACTTCTTTATTTAAAAATACACTTTTTGGAATATCTTCATGTTTCTTTTTCCAATAAGTTGTTTGAGTCATGGCTATTATATCTTTATTTCCTATAGACTTTAGAATTTTAAAACTAGCTTTTTTTGTAGATTTTTCAGCACTATATTGTACTAAAAAGTCTAAGATAATTTTTTCATCTTTTTTATCTAAACTTGCATCATCCCCAAAATGATTCTCTAAATCTCCCATCAATATTCTCCATGATTTCTCAGGCAATAAATTTGGAGGGATACAGAGTATGGCACGATGCACACTCGCTTACAAAAAGAGGGTTTTCTTTTTTGTAATCTACTGCTTTAAAAGTTGAAGCTATTAAAACATTATTTGGTTTTATAATATTAAATATGAAAAAAGAAACAAGAATAGCTAAAAATATAAAAGCTAAAAATTTTTGAAAAATAGTTAGTTTTATTCCCTGCTCATTTTCACTTTTTTTATAACCTGTAACTATAGAGTTTAGTGTTTCATGTTTTTTATGAAGTATTCTATCACTTATTACTCCTAGTATATGTGAAGCTAAAAGTACCAAAAATAGAGTTGATAAAAAT from Arcobacter sp. F2176 includes these protein-coding regions:
- a CDS encoding Spy/CpxP family protein refolding chaperone; translation: MIKLKILALLCSIIFTANLFADKYEHHEKNEEYKHHIYKNLDYLNLDKKQLSELKEVLKRYKKESKRFYKFERRKEKELTQIIKKRDFDKIAYEKILDEINQKSKKIEIENLKKIHDILDDTQKEKFSHFLKEWRIE
- a CDS encoding GGDEF domain-containing protein, with product MEFLNNNIIFNTIDNGIIILDEDLNIKAWNKWLEVKTGVKASEIVNHEICEKFPYIDKKKLVRKVKSVLITKSTSFFSVEPHEYLIKIQSNSIMGKVFKYMRQDVTLVPYDLDKRLVCLYIYDHTKLHETSQRLKKSNEELKELSSKDPLTQLYNRRYFTESANTMQSLSIRNNHHISIIILDVDNFKNINDTYGHSVGDKVIVSLSRILENNCRKSDIVARFGGEEFVILLYNTSLSFAQSVAENIRQNVEDYSVDVKTGKFSFTLSLGVAQFDAQLDKDIESTINRADKALYTAKESGKNKVIVDL
- a CDS encoding chemotaxis protein CheC; amino-acid sequence: MNDSNCFNDDQKDCLQELMNISYGSATAAIADIIGKFANLSIPKITTLSSSDFKDYIQEKVEHYPACYLVSQLIDGKLSGENLFLIDESSLKNLALEFDLNESDINEDELKDVVLEITNIISSTTSSKLAELIETDILFSPPDVKVVESAQNLEEHYHVEYNHIIIISTVIEFEVQNIHSELIMMLRDDSIGFMKSALDKIMDEI
- a CDS encoding diheme cytochrome c codes for the protein MGDLENHFGDDASLDKKDEKIILDFLVQYSAEKSTKKASFKILKSIGNKDIIAMTQTTYWKKKHEDIPKSVFLNKEVKSKANCKACHTDVEKGLIENDKIKNISSFM
- a CDS encoding response regulator transcription factor, encoding MNKKVLLIEDDLQMQSLISDYLKDYHFDCISFANPKDALDEFFQNQNYCIAILDLMLPGMDGFDLFKKLKEIKDIPIIISSARGDIGNKIHGFELGVDDYLAKPYEPRELVLRIEYILKKYSSKKIEIGAFEINKENREVIVDNFPVEFTKIEFEIFIFLIENLNKISSREQILHATSLDPNTKNRTIDMHISNIRYKIGDDSKNPKYIKSVWGVGYKFVS
- a CDS encoding trimeric intracellular cation channel family protein, producing the protein MTALQIADIIGIICFTASGFLIAVHYNLDILGIVISSFLTALGGGMIRDTIANKTPYIFIDTLPVILVIATVLVSLVFKLHKIADFEGKIAFIISDAIGLVSFAITGSIIAIENDFNFVGVLILAFLTAVGGGTIRDILINRVPSILVSEFYGTVAIIVGLGMYILQLFEQRNIFNITVLFILGVLLRLLAYYKKWSLPKL
- a CDS encoding response regulator; this encodes MKYLVCDDSKMARKMLIKDLKNLVGQEIEVFEATNGLEALKLYEEVSPTITFMDLTMPEMNGFDAVEKICKIDKNAKIIVVSADIQEASKVKAKENGALGFIKKPINEENLKQILLKLKVL
- a CDS encoding ArsS family sensor histidine kinase, which produces MSITKKISILFIISLILMSIIGYWIDSINSQRIDSLIKDKYLKIATEIYENIDNTNLVNQIIKEYKLKPITNNQTKEEKILYNEAHTFGSISIFHKGFDDELILHIKYLEDEYILKTQDEKNLNEKFTLNILVFLDVFVLLLIFLYIIKLLSPLKKITKEIESFSKGDLSARIKIKSNDEIGILANTFNKMANNLEELIKTREALLRDIGHELRTPIAKGKFVIEKIDDFSQKELLKKIFSDLEILTNELIELEKLNSSKLDITRFSAETLILEALDKLYINDETKINLNIEDDFKIEGDLNYLSIALKNLIDNALKYTISFPIILKAKNNTIFIENIGEKLSKGLDYYLKPFTQELAQRNGFGLGLSIVDKILNRHYLKLEYEYKNKNNIFKINFK